A genome region from Anastrepha obliqua isolate idAnaObli1 chromosome 4, idAnaObli1_1.0, whole genome shotgun sequence includes the following:
- the LOC129243546 gene encoding protein lingerer isoform X1, giving the protein MVSQSSANAEQKLTCKYSVHINMSTPNRNSGGGRIQKKLNSGSGGGGGGDSATQASNKKTDVLKTEKEKSHPKPTAEQLRIAQITNSNTSEDPQMREKVATLIEMTQRSEEEVCCALYECDNDMERAVVYLFETLPVGAFETSSKKKKNKAASVGQENAGGDGEWTDTNANTDRREKSRNRSSNRGGRGGTDSRGWRGREARENERNLRDSRGGDDRNDNYRRREGGGGGGGRSGGGRGGGYAGRGGRGGGRFGAGGRGTGGRGERGYNSRSSANEDHQEVELWDNTIAQNAEKQQQQLQDDAWGDWDNEEYVGSLKDSKVFTTSNLPNQTAASVVSGGVSNVSGVVSSGTSELLAPPGLEHHLGTSPQQQQQGSHLNTLVGSSIGVAGGSASGVGGGSNIGLNEDNSTGSPTAVQPASVSTTPMMQYSAAVTNSQLSQSQPLTPQQQQQQQPPVVATTLSTTPFGSGADTFSNAATAAANLVQQVQQQQQTQTQIKASATLSAEQSQYFNSLTSQNAAAVQQPLQQQQQQLAATYAQNAAAVQYPTSYANVFGSAAAATTAAAPGLGVVGADQSQISGGVQQPQVRRARAKLPPPSKIPSTAVEMPGDTLNNIGYLDVQFGGLDFGTEESFDALPEKFGAAVTIDGQQQQQQTQSQQLVQSQQDVTTDYQSKSNVQQQQSTLSSGLQSAQLGDTLSSSYAQRATAAVPQQQQQQVVSGGSGVGGVGVGVGVGVSSVGGTSNHTLDLSKSDPYGQSQSATNSTGGYQASAYQTSASVASKTANAYQPSAAGQVYNSSSYANVQSSVANTYQPQSYGSYQQNSMNSYQQQVQQSAVSAQTASNSGGAVNVGGGSSGNATQNIPVVGGSGGNSNANSNTNTGYLSSGYPTQQSAYQSSQSVYGGTGLSNSTGFAGSTNTSSSQYSNFSSSAKLKDAATASSASHYESVSSSNVVSSSGAAGNSAVSANSVTNSSATGNSNNSNVNSNSSSVVANNSVSSASNSNVNTNSSSTVSGGGSGAGGSGSGSGGGGGSSSSSNPASAVAAAAAAAAVSSSSNKTSASGMVPNIQMVSQYIQTGLPYYQQPVYSYEDIQMMQQRVPHVQGYYDLNYTPTSLGTGRDNLGSVAYSTMTDARFTRTDNNSSPVSNVSSTMSQQAGSSGPMLNVPYYFYSGNVMPGSFQYGTPAIYPQQIPAANTASGGQFPKPSYSTGYGSTSYDTLSQASQDYTKGAYPSSVNQQTKSQNVANPPQTGTSSDITSSMYGKGHVALNKVNSYEKQNFHSGTPPPFNMPNTQTAGGTSAQPYGMYLPMPTAGHHNMIHQPIHQMDGRIHNSSRRDSNSTGQRQQTSSQSKSAAKQGYSASYWTGQN; this is encoded by the exons ATGGTCTCTCAGTCGTCTGCAAATGCCGAACAAAAA CTTACTTGTAAATAcagtgtacatataaatatgagcACACCAAATCGAAACAGCGGCGGCGGTcgcatccaaaaaaaattaaattctggcAGCGGTGGAGGCGGAGGTGGGGATTCTGCTACACAGGCATCAAATAAGAAAACAGATGTCttaaagacagaaaaagaaaagtcTCATCCCAAA CCAACCGCTGAACAATTACGCATAGCCCAGATCACCAATAGTAACACATCTGAGGATCCACAAATGCGCGAAAAAGTCGCCACACTTATTGAGATGACGCAACGCTCCGAAGAAGAAGTTTGTTGTGCGTTATATGAGTGCGATAACGATATGGAGCGTGCTGTTGTTTATCTCTTTGAGACCCTTCCAGTG GGAGCAtttgaaacatcatcaaagaagaaaaagaacaaaGCTGCAAGTGTCGGGCAGGAGAACGCCGGTGGTGATGGAGAATGGACTGATACCAATGCTAACACGGACAGACGCGAAAAATCACGCAATCGAAGCAGCAATCGCGGTGGACGTGGGGGCACGGACAGTCGTGGCT GGCGCGGCAGAGAGGCTCGCGAGAACGAGCGTAATTTACGTGATTCACGTGGCGGTGATGATCGCAATGATAACTATCGGCGTAGAGAAGGTGGAGGTGGCGGTGGAGGTCGCAGTGGCGGTGGCCGGGGCGGAGGTTATGCGGGTCGTGGTGGTCGCGGTGGTGGTCGCTTTGGTGCTGGTGGTCGTGGCACTGGTGGCCGCGGTGAACGTGGATACAATTCCCGTTCTAGCGCCAATGAGGATCATCAAGAAGTAGAGCTATGGGACAATACTATTGCTCAGAATGCTgaaaagcaacagcagcaattaCAAGATGACGCCTGGGGCGATTGGGATAATGAAGAGTATGTAGGTTCACTTAAGGATAGTAAAGTATTTACGACGAGCAATCTGCCAAATCAGACTGCAGCAAGTGTGGTTAGCGGTGGTGTTAGTAATGTGAGTGGTGTAGTAAGTAGCGGTACAAGTGAATTGTTAGCGCCACCTGGGTTAGAACATCACTTGGGCACGTccccgcagcagcagcagcaaggaTCTCATTTGAATACGCTTGTTGGCAGCTCAATTGGGGTTGCCGGTGGCAGTGCGTCTGGAGTTGGGGGTGGCAGCAACATTGGTCTAAACGAGGACAACTCAACTGGTAGCCCCACAGCTGTGCAGCCTGCCTCAGTGTCTACAACTCCTATGATGCAATATAGTGCAGCTGTGACTAACTCACAACTGTCGCAATCACAGCCGCTGACtcctcagcagcagcagcagcaacaaccgcCGGTTGTGGCAACCACTCTTAGTACTACACCGTTTGGCAGCGGCGCAGATACATTTTCGAATGCAGCCACAGCGGCTGCTAATTTGGTGCAGCAAgttcagcagcagcaacagacACAAACACAAATTAAAGCTTCGGCCACCCTTTCCGCAGAGCAATCTCAGTATTTCAATTCTTTGACATCGCAGAATGCCGCAGCAGTGCAACAACcattgcaacagcaacaacagcagctggCAGCGACGTATGCACAAAATGCGGCTGCTGTGCAATATCCGACGTCATACGCAAACGTATTTggctcagcagcagcagccaccACAGCGGCAGCTCCTGGCCTTGGCGTAGTGGGCGCTGATCAGTCGCAAATCTCGGGTGGTGTGCAACAGCCACAAGTGCGAAGGGCACGTGCGAAATTGCCACCACCATCGAAG ATACCATCGACTGCTGTGGAAATGCCGGGTGACACGTTGAATAACATTGGTTACCTGGATGTGCAATTTGGCGGCCTAGACTTTGGCACTGAAGAGTCGTTCGACGCTTTGCCAGAGAAGTTTGGTGCAGCAGTGACAATCGATggtcaacagcagcagcaacagacACAGTCGCAGCAACTGGTACAATCACAACAGGATGTAACAACTGATTATCAAAGCAAGTCAAatgtgcagcaacaacaaagcacATTGTCGTCGGGCCTACAAAGTGCACAACTG GGCGACACATTGTCAAGTAGTTACGCACAACGGGCTACAGCAGCAGtgccacagcaacaacaacaacaagttgtCAGCGGTGGAAGTGGTGTTGGTGGTGTGGGCGTgggtgttggtgttggtgtctCGTCGGTTGGTGGCACTTCAAATCACACATTAGATCTATCCAAGAGCGATCCGTATGGCCAGTCACAGAGCGCAACGAACTCGACAGGTGGCTATCAAGCAAGTGCTTACCAAACCAGTGCGTCTGTTGCCAGCAAGACTGCAAATGCCTACCAGCCATCGGCCGCCGGACAAGTGTACAATAGCAGTAGTTATGCAAATGTGCAG TCGTCAGTTGCAAACACATACCAGCCGCAGTCGTACGGTTCGTATCAACAGAATTCCATGAATTCATATCAGCAACAGGTGCAACAGTCAGCAGTGAGCGCTCAGACAGCATCTAATTCGGGCGGCGCTGTAAATGTTGGTGGTGGCAGTAGTGGCAACGCTACACAAAACATTCCCGTAGTTGGTGGCAGCGGTGGCAATAGCAATGCAAA TAGCAATACAAACACTGGATATTTGTCCTCCGGATACCCAACACAGCAAAGTGCATACCAGTCGAGCCAAAGTGTATACGGTGGAACTGGTCTCTCAAATAGCACAGG GTTCGCGGGTAGCACAAACACTTCGTCCTCTCAATACAGTAACTTTAGTTCTAGTGCTAAATTGAAGGATGCGGCAACAGCGTCCAGTGCTTCGCATTATGAGAG TGTCTCGTCGAGCAACGTGGTGAGCAGTAGTGGAGCAGCAGGAAACTCAGCAGTGTCAGCCAATTCGGTGACGAATTCGTCTGCAACTGGCAACT CGAACAACTCGAATGTGAACAGTAATAGCTCGAGCGTGGTGGCAAATAATAGTGTGAGCAGCGCTAGCAACAGTAATGTGAATACAAATAGCAGTAGCACTGTGAGCGGCGGTGGCAGCGGTGCTGGCGGCAGTGGTAGTGGTAGTGGCGGCGGCGGCGggagcagcagtagcagcaaccCCGCATCTGCAGTGGCCGCAGCAGCCGCGGCCGCGGCCGTTTCATCATCTTCAAACAAAACAAGCGCTAGTGGAATGGTGCCCAACATCCAAATGGTTAGTCAATATATTCAGACTGGATTGCCATACTATCAGCAACCAGTTTATTCTTACGAGGATATACAAATGATGCAACAGAGAGTGCCACACGTG CAAGGCTATTACGATCTCAACTACACTCCGACTAGTTTGGGAACTGGTCGCGATAATTTGGGCTCTGTAGCATATTCCACCATGACTGATGCTCGTTTCACAAGAACTGACAATAATTCTAGCCCTGTTAGTAAT GTGTCAAGTACAATGTCACAGCAAGCAGGCTCGAGTGGCCCAATGCTAAATGTTCCTTACTACTTCTATAGCGGAAATGTAATGCCTGGCAGTTTTCAATATGGCACACCGGCTATTTACCCG caGCAAATTCCAGCTGCTAACACAGCGTCTGGTGGCCAATTCCCGAAGCCTTCATACAGCACTGGTTACGGTTCGACCAGCTACGATACGTTGTCGCAAGCTTCGCAGGACTACACAAAGGGCGCTTACCCGTCGAGCGTGAATCAGCAGACAAAGTCGCAGAATGTCGCGAATCCGCCTCAAACTGGAACGAGTTCAGACATAACATCGTCCATGTACGGCAAAGGACATGTAGCGCTGAATAAAGTCAAT TCGTATGAGAAACAGAATTTCCATTCGGGCACACCGCCGCCATTTAATATGCCGAATACGCAGACAGCTGGTGGCACCTCGGCTCAGCCCTACGGCATGTATTTACCAATGCCGACAGCAGGTCATCACAACATGATTCACCAACCAATCCATCAG ATGGAC
- the LOC129243546 gene encoding protein lingerer isoform X11: MVSQSSANAEQKLTCKYSVHINMSTPNRNSGGGRIQKKLNSGSGGGGGGDSATQASNKKTDVLKTEKEKSHPKPTAEQLRIAQITNSNTSEDPQMREKVATLIEMTQRSEEEVCCALYECDNDMERAVVYLFETLPVGAFETSSKKKKNKAASVGQENAGGDGEWTDTNANTDRREKSRNRSSNRGGRGGTDSRGWRGREARENERNLRDSRGGDDRNDNYRRREGGGGGGGRSGGGRGGGYAGRGGRGGGRFGAGGRGTGGRGERGYNSRSSANEDHQEVELWDNTIAQNAEKQQQQLQDDAWGDWDNEEYVGSLKDSKVFTTSNLPNQTAASVVSGGVSNVSGVVSSGTSELLAPPGLEHHLGTSPQQQQQGSHLNTLVGSSIGVAGGSASGVGGGSNIGLNEDNSTGSPTAVQPASVSTTPMMQYSAAVTNSQLSQSQPLTPQQQQQQQPPVVATTLSTTPFGSGADTFSNAATAAANLVQQVQQQQQTQTQIKASATLSAEQSQYFNSLTSQNAAAVQQPLQQQQQQLAATYAQNAAAVQYPTSYANVFGSAAAATTAAAPGLGVVGADQSQISGGVQQPQVRRARAKLPPPSKIPSTAVEMPGDTLNNIGYLDVQFGGLDFGTEESFDALPEKFGAAVTIDGQQQQQQTQSQQLVQSQQDVTTDYQSKSNVQQQQSTLSSGLQSAQLGDTLSSSYAQRATAAVPQQQQQQVVSGGSGVGGVGVGVGVGVSSVGGTSNHTLDLSKSDPYGQSQSATNSTGGYQASAYQTSASVASKTANAYQPSAAGQVYNSSSYANVQSSVANTYQPQSYGSYQQNSMNSYQQQVQQSAVSAQTASNSGGAVNVGGGSSGNATQNIPVVGGSGGNSNANNTNTGYLSSGYPTQQSAYQSSQSVYGGTGLSNSTGFAGSTNTSSSQYSNFSSSAKLKDAATASSASHYESVSSSNVVSSSGAAGNSAVSANSVTNSSATGNSNNSNVNSNSSSVVANNSVSSASNSNVNTNSSSTVSGGGSGAGGSGSGSGGGGGSSSSSNPASAVAAAAAAAAVSSSSNKTSASGMVPNIQMVSQYIQTGLPYYQQPVYSYEDIQMMQQRVPHVQGYYDLNYTPTSLGTGRDNLGSVAYSTMTDARFTRTDNNSSPVSNVSSTMSQQAGSSGPMLNVPYYFYSGNVMPGSFQYGTPAIYPQIPAANTASGGQFPKPSYSTGYGSTSYDTLSQASQDYTKGAYPSSVNQQTKSQNVANPPQTGTSSDITSSMYGKGHVALNKVNSYEKQNFHSGTPPPFNMPNTQTAGGTSAQPYGMYLPMPTAGHHNMIHQPIHQMDGRIHNSSRRDSNSTGQRQQTSSQSKSAAKQGYSASYWTGQN; the protein is encoded by the exons ATGGTCTCTCAGTCGTCTGCAAATGCCGAACAAAAA CTTACTTGTAAATAcagtgtacatataaatatgagcACACCAAATCGAAACAGCGGCGGCGGTcgcatccaaaaaaaattaaattctggcAGCGGTGGAGGCGGAGGTGGGGATTCTGCTACACAGGCATCAAATAAGAAAACAGATGTCttaaagacagaaaaagaaaagtcTCATCCCAAA CCAACCGCTGAACAATTACGCATAGCCCAGATCACCAATAGTAACACATCTGAGGATCCACAAATGCGCGAAAAAGTCGCCACACTTATTGAGATGACGCAACGCTCCGAAGAAGAAGTTTGTTGTGCGTTATATGAGTGCGATAACGATATGGAGCGTGCTGTTGTTTATCTCTTTGAGACCCTTCCAGTG GGAGCAtttgaaacatcatcaaagaagaaaaagaacaaaGCTGCAAGTGTCGGGCAGGAGAACGCCGGTGGTGATGGAGAATGGACTGATACCAATGCTAACACGGACAGACGCGAAAAATCACGCAATCGAAGCAGCAATCGCGGTGGACGTGGGGGCACGGACAGTCGTGGCT GGCGCGGCAGAGAGGCTCGCGAGAACGAGCGTAATTTACGTGATTCACGTGGCGGTGATGATCGCAATGATAACTATCGGCGTAGAGAAGGTGGAGGTGGCGGTGGAGGTCGCAGTGGCGGTGGCCGGGGCGGAGGTTATGCGGGTCGTGGTGGTCGCGGTGGTGGTCGCTTTGGTGCTGGTGGTCGTGGCACTGGTGGCCGCGGTGAACGTGGATACAATTCCCGTTCTAGCGCCAATGAGGATCATCAAGAAGTAGAGCTATGGGACAATACTATTGCTCAGAATGCTgaaaagcaacagcagcaattaCAAGATGACGCCTGGGGCGATTGGGATAATGAAGAGTATGTAGGTTCACTTAAGGATAGTAAAGTATTTACGACGAGCAATCTGCCAAATCAGACTGCAGCAAGTGTGGTTAGCGGTGGTGTTAGTAATGTGAGTGGTGTAGTAAGTAGCGGTACAAGTGAATTGTTAGCGCCACCTGGGTTAGAACATCACTTGGGCACGTccccgcagcagcagcagcaaggaTCTCATTTGAATACGCTTGTTGGCAGCTCAATTGGGGTTGCCGGTGGCAGTGCGTCTGGAGTTGGGGGTGGCAGCAACATTGGTCTAAACGAGGACAACTCAACTGGTAGCCCCACAGCTGTGCAGCCTGCCTCAGTGTCTACAACTCCTATGATGCAATATAGTGCAGCTGTGACTAACTCACAACTGTCGCAATCACAGCCGCTGACtcctcagcagcagcagcagcaacaaccgcCGGTTGTGGCAACCACTCTTAGTACTACACCGTTTGGCAGCGGCGCAGATACATTTTCGAATGCAGCCACAGCGGCTGCTAATTTGGTGCAGCAAgttcagcagcagcaacagacACAAACACAAATTAAAGCTTCGGCCACCCTTTCCGCAGAGCAATCTCAGTATTTCAATTCTTTGACATCGCAGAATGCCGCAGCAGTGCAACAACcattgcaacagcaacaacagcagctggCAGCGACGTATGCACAAAATGCGGCTGCTGTGCAATATCCGACGTCATACGCAAACGTATTTggctcagcagcagcagccaccACAGCGGCAGCTCCTGGCCTTGGCGTAGTGGGCGCTGATCAGTCGCAAATCTCGGGTGGTGTGCAACAGCCACAAGTGCGAAGGGCACGTGCGAAATTGCCACCACCATCGAAG ATACCATCGACTGCTGTGGAAATGCCGGGTGACACGTTGAATAACATTGGTTACCTGGATGTGCAATTTGGCGGCCTAGACTTTGGCACTGAAGAGTCGTTCGACGCTTTGCCAGAGAAGTTTGGTGCAGCAGTGACAATCGATggtcaacagcagcagcaacagacACAGTCGCAGCAACTGGTACAATCACAACAGGATGTAACAACTGATTATCAAAGCAAGTCAAatgtgcagcaacaacaaagcacATTGTCGTCGGGCCTACAAAGTGCACAACTG GGCGACACATTGTCAAGTAGTTACGCACAACGGGCTACAGCAGCAGtgccacagcaacaacaacaacaagttgtCAGCGGTGGAAGTGGTGTTGGTGGTGTGGGCGTgggtgttggtgttggtgtctCGTCGGTTGGTGGCACTTCAAATCACACATTAGATCTATCCAAGAGCGATCCGTATGGCCAGTCACAGAGCGCAACGAACTCGACAGGTGGCTATCAAGCAAGTGCTTACCAAACCAGTGCGTCTGTTGCCAGCAAGACTGCAAATGCCTACCAGCCATCGGCCGCCGGACAAGTGTACAATAGCAGTAGTTATGCAAATGTGCAG TCGTCAGTTGCAAACACATACCAGCCGCAGTCGTACGGTTCGTATCAACAGAATTCCATGAATTCATATCAGCAACAGGTGCAACAGTCAGCAGTGAGCGCTCAGACAGCATCTAATTCGGGCGGCGCTGTAAATGTTGGTGGTGGCAGTAGTGGCAACGCTACACAAAACATTCCCGTAGTTGGTGGCAGCGGTGGCAATAGCAATGCAAA CAATACAAACACTGGATATTTGTCCTCCGGATACCCAACACAGCAAAGTGCATACCAGTCGAGCCAAAGTGTATACGGTGGAACTGGTCTCTCAAATAGCACAGG GTTCGCGGGTAGCACAAACACTTCGTCCTCTCAATACAGTAACTTTAGTTCTAGTGCTAAATTGAAGGATGCGGCAACAGCGTCCAGTGCTTCGCATTATGAGAG TGTCTCGTCGAGCAACGTGGTGAGCAGTAGTGGAGCAGCAGGAAACTCAGCAGTGTCAGCCAATTCGGTGACGAATTCGTCTGCAACTGGCAACT CGAACAACTCGAATGTGAACAGTAATAGCTCGAGCGTGGTGGCAAATAATAGTGTGAGCAGCGCTAGCAACAGTAATGTGAATACAAATAGCAGTAGCACTGTGAGCGGCGGTGGCAGCGGTGCTGGCGGCAGTGGTAGTGGTAGTGGCGGCGGCGGCGggagcagcagtagcagcaaccCCGCATCTGCAGTGGCCGCAGCAGCCGCGGCCGCGGCCGTTTCATCATCTTCAAACAAAACAAGCGCTAGTGGAATGGTGCCCAACATCCAAATGGTTAGTCAATATATTCAGACTGGATTGCCATACTATCAGCAACCAGTTTATTCTTACGAGGATATACAAATGATGCAACAGAGAGTGCCACACGTG CAAGGCTATTACGATCTCAACTACACTCCGACTAGTTTGGGAACTGGTCGCGATAATTTGGGCTCTGTAGCATATTCCACCATGACTGATGCTCGTTTCACAAGAACTGACAATAATTCTAGCCCTGTTAGTAAT GTGTCAAGTACAATGTCACAGCAAGCAGGCTCGAGTGGCCCAATGCTAAATGTTCCTTACTACTTCTATAGCGGAAATGTAATGCCTGGCAGTTTTCAATATGGCACACCGGCTATTTACCCG CAAATTCCAGCTGCTAACACAGCGTCTGGTGGCCAATTCCCGAAGCCTTCATACAGCACTGGTTACGGTTCGACCAGCTACGATACGTTGTCGCAAGCTTCGCAGGACTACACAAAGGGCGCTTACCCGTCGAGCGTGAATCAGCAGACAAAGTCGCAGAATGTCGCGAATCCGCCTCAAACTGGAACGAGTTCAGACATAACATCGTCCATGTACGGCAAAGGACATGTAGCGCTGAATAAAGTCAAT TCGTATGAGAAACAGAATTTCCATTCGGGCACACCGCCGCCATTTAATATGCCGAATACGCAGACAGCTGGTGGCACCTCGGCTCAGCCCTACGGCATGTATTTACCAATGCCGACAGCAGGTCATCACAACATGATTCACCAACCAATCCATCAG ATGGAC